The segment CAGCTTCTGCACGCTGTCCAGGTCCTCGTCCACCGTCAGCGACTTGGTGGCGGCGTCGGCCAGCGGGAACAGGCTGGTCGGGCTCATCCCGTTCGACTTGACCTGCTTGATCAGCGACGACAGGAACGCCTGCTGGCGCTGCATCCGGCCGACGTCGGAGCCGTCGCCGATGCCGTGGCGCAGCCGGACGTAGTCCAGCGCGGCCTGGCCCTCGACCTTCTGGACGCCCTTCGGGTACATCAGCTTGCCCTTGCGCGGCAGGTTGGGGTTGATGTCGCGCTCGTAGATGTCGTTGGGGAGGCAGACCTCGACGCCGCCGACCGCCTTGGTCATCGCGGCGAAGCCCTCGAAGTTCACCACGATGGTGTGGTCGACCCGCAGGTCGGTGAGCTTCTCCACGGTGTTCTGGGTGCAGGCCGGGTTGCCGTCCTTGAAGTTGCCCACCGAGAAGGCGCTGTTGAACATGACGTTGGGCTGGTCCTTGGTCCAACTCTTGTTCGGCAGCATGCACTTGGGGACGTTGACCAGCGCGTCGCGGGGGAACGAGACGCCCACGGCGTGCTTGTGGTCCGCGTAGACGTGCAACAGGATCGTGGTGTCGGAGCGGGCGCCGCCCTCGTCGCCGCCGCCGAGGTCCTTGTTCGCGCCGTCGCGCGAGTCCGAGCCGATCAGCAGGATGTTCATCGGCTTGTTGCCGTTGGCGTCGGCCTGCGCCTCCGGCGGGCGGCTCTCGCTGACGCCCGCGCTGTCCCAGGAGGAGAGGTTGGCGTTCAGCCGCCAGTAGAGGAAACCGCCGGTGCCGACCACGGCGAGGCTGGTGCCGACCAGGCTCCAGACGACTATCCGCCTGGTCCGGCGGGGTTTGCGGCGGCCCGCCGCGGCGGCCGCCCGTCCGCCGCCCTGCGCGGCCCGGCGGGCCTCGGCCCGGCCGCCGGCCGCTGCGGGGGCGCCGGCTCCGGCGCTGCCCCGGGCCTGGGCGTCGGTGCGGCCCCGGGCCGGGGTCCGGGCGGGGGTTCTGGCCGGCGTCCTGGCGGGGGTGTCGTGGTCGGCGGAGCGGTGGCGCGGGATGTGCGGCGCGGGTGCGTCGTCACGCTGGGGGGCGTCCTGCCGGTAGCCGTCGCCCTGCGGCGGGAGGCTCTCCCACCACCCGGGGTCCTCGCCCGACGACCCCGCCCTCTGGCCTGTCATACCTGCACCCTTCACCGGAGGCTGCCGTCGGGCGCCTCTGCCACCGCTCCGTCCGCCCCGGATCGGTGCGGCGGACGGATGAAGCCGGAGAGCGGAGCATACAAAGGGATCATTTCCGGGTCACTGCCCGGGGCACCACTCCGAGCACTGGAACGCCCGTACGCGGACCGTCGGTTCCCTCCGCGGGGTGTGAGCCGCACAACGCCGCCGGGGCGGTGGAGCGGGACCCCAGGGGCGGGGTTCAGCGTTCGCGCAGGCGGGTGCCGGTGCGGGGGCGGAGTGCGGCGGCGGCGGCCGCGGCGAGGGCGGTGACGCCGAGCGCGGTGGCGAGGACCAGGGGCCAGGGCAGGACGACCGGGACGTGCTGCGGCCAGAGCTGGCTGCCCGCCACCAGCCAGCCGCCGAGGGTGCCGATCAGCATCGCCAGGCCGACGATGACGGCCGCCTGCACCGCCAGCACCCTGCGCTGGACGCCGCCGGGGAACCCGATGACGCGCAGCAGCAGCAGGCGCGGGCGGAGCTCCTGGGCGGCGCCGCCCACGGCGGTCATCGCGGACAGCAGGGCGACGGCCGCGCCGATCGTGAGCATCACGGACCAGCGGGCGGGCAGCGGCGGTCGGTAGCCCCGTTCGACGTGCAGGTCGGAGGTGGGGACGCCGAGCGGTTCGAGGGCGCGGCCGAGCCGTTCCTCCAGGTCCGCGGGCGGCGTGGCGGGCAGGGTGGCGCGGTAGCCGTCGGTGAAGACGTCGAGGTCCTTCGCCCGGGCTGCGGCACCGGTCATCACGGCCTTCGCCTGGACCAGCGTGGCCGGATCGACGGGGTCGGACCGCACGGTGTCGACAGCCACCTGCAGCCCGGGGTCCTCGCGCCGGGTCTGCGCGTACAGCACCGCGCCGGTGAGCCCGTCCGGGAGGTCGGGGTCCAGGACCAGGACCCGCTGCCCGGTGAGGGCCGCCCACTCGCGCGGGGTCGGCGTCCGGCCGGTGAGGTCGCGGAACTGGGCCCCGGTGTCCACGACCGCGACGATCCCGGGCTGGAGCGGGCCCGCCCGGAGCACGGCCTTGGGCACCGAGAGGCGGTTGCCCTCCGTCCTGGGGCCCGCGCCCTTCGGTACGACGCTCTGCACGGCCTCCACCGGCACCGTGTCGCCGACCGCGCCGCGGAAGGCCGCCAGGACGGCCGCCGAGGGTTCGGTGTAGCGCAGCGGGACCTCGACCTGGTCGAGGTGGCGCGAGCCGACGTAGCTCGTGCGGTCCCTTTCGGTCTGCGAGGCGACGAAGGTGGCCGCGCCGACCGCCAGGACCACGGCCAGCGCGCTGGAGGCGATCGCGGCGACCGGCCGGCGGCGCTCCCGGTCCAGGTCGCGCAGGGCGAAGCGGCCGGACAGCGGGAGCCGGGCCGCGAACCGGGCCAGCAGGTGCAGGGCGTCGGGGAGCGCCGCGAGGGCGGCCGCGACCAGCAGCACCGATCCGACCGCTCCGACCACACCGGCGTCCTGGGCCGCGGCGAACAGCAGGGCGAGGCCGCCGAGGGCGCCGGTGACGGCCACCACCGTGCGGCGGCGCGACCGGCCCGTCGGGCGGGACGCCCGGGTGAGGCGCTCGCGCACCGAGGACGTCCGGGCCGCCCGGGTGGGCAGCCAGATCCCGGCGACGCCGCTGGCGACCGCGCCGAGCGCGAGGAGCCCCAGCGCGGTGAACGGCAGCGAGAAGGCGCCCAGGTCGCGCTGGACCGCCTGCCGGACCAGCGGCCGGGCCGCCTGCCCCAGCAGGACGCCGCCGACCAGGCCCGCGGCGGTGCCGGCCGTCACGGCCGCCGCCCCGCCCGTCCGGGCCAGCCGCACCAGCCGGTCCCCGCTGAAGCCGACGGCGGACAGCAGGCCCAGTTGGCGGTTCAGGCGGCGCATCCGGAGGCTGAACGCCGCCGCCGCGCCGAACAGCACGATCGCCGCCCCCGGCACCGCCAGCAGCCCCGGCTGGGCGTCCAGCAGGGTGCGGGCGGAGGACAGCGAGGCCCGGGTGACCACCTGCCAGCGGCGGCCGCGGGCCGCGTTCGCCAGCCCCGTCCCGGTCGCCGGGTCGGTCTTCACCAGCCAGGTCGTGGCCAGGCCGAGCAGCGCGCCGTGGCCGTGGTCGTCCCACCGGGCGAACAGGCCCGGGCCGCCCGCCGCGAACCGCGCCCGGTAGGCGGTCGGGTCCTCCACGGTGCCGACGACCCGGGCGTCCTTCGCCGACGCCGGGGCCCACGGGAAGACGACGCTGTCGCCGGGCCCCAGGTGGTTGTCCTCGGCGAGCGTCCGGGAGAGGACGATCTCGTCGGCGGCGGCCGGCAGCCGCCCGGTCAGGGTGCGCAGCAGGCCGGACGCCAGCGGGCTCGACCAGTCGGTCTCGCGGTAGCCGACCTGCTGGGTCGTCCCGGAGAGCACCAGCGGGAACGCGGGCGAGGACCGGCCCTGGAGCACCTGGCCGGCCCCGGCCGGGGGGACGGGCAGGACCGCCGGGCCGGACGGGCCGCCGCCCGGTGCCGTCACCGACAGGTCGGCGCCGCCGAGCTGCGACCGGACCTTCTGCTCGCCGGTGAGGTTCAGCATGCCGATGACCTGCAGGGACGCTGCCGACAGCAGTACCGGGACGGCGAACAGCGCCACCAGGGTGAAGCGCCGCCAGCCGCGGCCGATGACCAGGCGCCAGGCCAGCCAGAGGTTCGTCTCGCGCGGTGCCCTCACGCGGACCGCCCGGTGGTGGCGGAGTTCCCGGCGGTGATCCCGTCGATCCGGCCGTCCCGCATCCGGACGACCCGGTCCGCGTACTGGGCGTTGGCCGGGTTGTGGGTGGAGACGACGACCGTCACCCCGGAGTCGCACAGTTCGCGCAGGGTCCGCATCACCTGGGTGCCGGTGGCCGAGTCGAGCGCGCCGGTCGGCTCGTCGGCGAGCAGCAGGCGGCGCTCGCCGACCACCGCGCGGGCGATCGCGGCGCGCTGCTGCTGGCCGCCGGACACCTCGTCGGGGAAGCGCGGGCCGAGCTCCGCCAGGTCGACCCGGGCGAGCGCCTCGTCGGCCCGGCGGCGGGCCTCGGCCCGGGGCACGCCCGCGCCCTCCAGCGGCAGGGCGACGTTCTCCTGCAGGGTGAGCTCGGGCAGCAGGTTCAGCTCCTGGAACACGAAGCCGATGGAGGTCATCCGCAGCCCGGCCAGCCGGGCCTCGGACAGTCCGGCGAGATCCGTCCCCCACACCTCCAGCCGGCCCGCCGACAACCGGTCCAGCCCGCCGATCAGATTGAGCAGCGTGGTTTTCCCCGAACCGCTCGCGCCCATCAGGACGACGAATTCTCCGTCGGCGATCTTCAGATCGATTCCGTCGACCGCGTGGACTTCCCCGCCGCTCGAACCGTACGTCCGGCGGGCGCCCGAAATTCTGATCCCTGCCATGTGACCCTCTGTCCCCCACGTGTGGAGCGGGCCGCCCCGCCGGGGCGGCCCGCCGAAATGCCGACCGAGGTCAGCAGGCCCCCGCGTCGGTGTAGACCTGGATGCTGCTCGCCTCGTCGTTGTCGTACCAGCCGACGTACGAGTTGCGCGAGGAGCTGTTCATGCACTCGCTGCCACCGGTGGCGTTCGCCCCCCAGAACCACCTGGCGTCGTGCGGGCCGTTGTTGATCCAGGAGGACATCCGGTCGTTGAAGCCGGCCACCGACAGGTTCCAGGTGGCGACCTGCTGGTCCCAGTACGCATCGCGCGCGAACATGAAACCGGTGTAGTTCTCGTTGTCGAAGAGGCAGACGTCCGTGCTCGCGCAGTCCCCGGAGGCGGCGAGCGCGTCCGGGGCGGTCACCAGCGGAATTCCCGCCCCGAAAGCCGCGGTCAGCAGCAGGGAGACCGTGCGGTGTCGAACCGATTTCATCTCTACCCCCATTGAACCGTTTCGCACCGGCACCGCGCCGGCGCCGACAAGGACACTAGCCCACGGGGCGACAGGGCACAGCGGAATCCGAATTCCGGAAGAGGGGGAAGGATATGAGATTCTCGATTCTCGGAAATCACTGGCATTAGCTCCCCATGGCCCAATAAATCGTGAAGAAGCACCCCAAACCCCGTCCGGTCGCCCAGTTGTAGGATGACCGGGCAAGAGGTTGTAGGATGACTGGTGTCGGCCGGCCGGCCGGCCGGTCGATCGGTGAGTGCGGAGAGGAGTCCGGGCGTGGAGGGGTTGCAGGCGGCGGGGCGGCGGTCGTTGGTGGATGCCGCGATCGAGCAGCTGCGGGAGCAACTGGCGTCCGGGGTCTGGCCGGTGGGGGCGCGGATTCCGACCGAGCACGAGTTGGCGGAGCGGTTGCAGGTGGGGCGCAACACGGTGCGGGAGGCGATCCGGGTGCTGGTGCACGCGGGGATGCTGGTGTCGCGGCAGGGGGAGGGGACGTTCGTCCGGTCGACGAGCGATCCGGCGGCGGTGCTGCGCGGGGTGCAGCGGTCGGGGGTGCGGGACGTGCTGGAGGTGCGGGCCGCGCTGGAGACCGAGGCGGCGCGGTTGGCCGCCGAGCGGCACACCGCGGAGGACCTGGCCCGGATGCGGGCGGCGCTGGAGCGGGAGGCCGCGGTGATGGCGGCGCACCCGGAGCGGACCGGCCGGGAGGCCACCGTCGAGCACGACCTGGAGTTCCACACGGCCGTGGTGGAGGCGGCGCACAATCCGGCACTGACCGAGGTGTACCGGTACTTCGGGGCCTCGGTGCGGGAGTCGATGCGCACCGCGTTCGGCGACCAGGAGATGCCGGAGGTGGTGATCGCCACCCACGCGGCGCTGGTCGACGCGATCGAGAGCCGGGACCCGGAGCGGGCCGAGACGGCCTGTCGGGCGCTGCTGGCGGAGCCGACGGCGGCGGTGGAGCAGTTGCTCGCCGAGATCGCCGCGCGGAAGTAACGCCCGGTCGGTCCGGCCAGGCGGTATCACCGGTGCGATGTGCTGTCGCTGACGTGATGCCTTGACGCTTTCGTGATGGGCCGTCAGTTCCGTTACACCCTTTCACTTTTCTTCCACCCCCGTACAGAGAGTCAGCCCCGCCATGTCGGTCACCCGTGCCGTGCAGCCCGCCCTCGAACCGAGGGTCGGCCGCCGAACCGCCGCCACCAAGTACGCCCACCCCGTCCTGCTGCTGGTCGGGATCGTGCTGGTGGCCCTGAACATGCGGGCCTGCCTGGCGGCGGTGTCGCCGATGGTCGTGGAGATCCAGCGGACCTTCGGCCTGTCGGCCACCGCGAGCGGGCTGATCACCACCGTGCCGGTGCTGTTCCAGGGGGTGGGCGCGCCGCTCACCCCGCGGCTGACCCGGCGGTTCGGGACCGAGCGGGTGGTGCTGGGCGCGGTGCTGGCGCTGGGGGCGGGGGTGCTGCTGCGGGTGCTGCCGTCGGTGGCGGCGCTGTACGCGGGCTGCGTGGTGATCGGGGTGGCGATCGCGGTGCTGAACGTGTCGATGCCGGGCCTGGTGAAGCGCGAGTTCCCGCAGAAGGCGGCGGCCATGACCGGCGTCTACTCGACCACCATGCTGGTCGGCGCGACCATGGCGGCCGCCCTGTCGGTGCCGCTGGAGCACGCGCTGGGCGGCGGCTGGCAGGCCTCGCTGGGCGCCTGGTCGGTGCTGGCGCTGGTCGCGGCGGTGGCCTGGCTGCCGCAGGTGCTGAAGGCCCGTCAGGAACGGACCGTGGCGGTGACGGCGGCGGCGTCGGCATCGGCGCAGGTCCGGGGCGCGCAGGCGGCTCCAGTGGCCCCGGCGGCCGCGGCGGCGCTGTCGAAGGAGACCGGCACCAGCCCGTGGAAGTCCGGACTGGCTTGGCAGATCAGCGTGTTCATGGGCATCTCCTCGCTGCTGGTGTACACCCTGGTGGCGTGGATGCCGACCATCCTGGCCGACCACGGGATGCCGCGCGGCGAGGCGGGCCTGGTGTTCGCGTTCAGCAACCTGGTGCAGGTGGCCGGTGCGTTCCTGGTGCCGCTGCTGGCGGGCCGGATGACCCGGCAGCGCGGTCTGGCGCTGGTGATGGCGGCGCTGAACGGTGCGGGCGTGCTGTGGCTGCTGCTGGCGCCGGTGTCGGGGGCGTGGTTCTCGGCGACGGTGCTGGGCCTGGCGCAGGGCGGCTCGCTGGGCCTGGGCCTGGCGTTCATCGTGCTGCGCACCGACAGCGTGCTGGGCGCGGCCCGGCTGGGCGGGATGAGCCAGGCGGTGGGCTACATGGTGGCGGCGGCCGGCCCGGTCGGCGCGGGTGCGCTGCACCAACTGACCGGCGGCTGGGACGCGACGCTGCTGGTGCTGCTGGTGCTGGCCGCGGTCGCGGCGGTGGCCGGCTGGGGCGCGGGCCGCAACCGGACGGTGTAGCGGGCGGGCACGCGAAGGGGCGGGAGAGGTTCGGTGACCTCTCCCGCCCCTTCGCGTGCCCGGGGCCCGGAGCCCGCAGCCCGCAGCCCTGAGCCCGCAGCCCGCAGCCCGCAGCCCGCAGCCCGGAGCTACTCCTCGCTGCCGAGGGTGAGTCCGGCCAGCTTGACCGAGGCGAAGGCGGTGGCGCCCGCCGCGACGATGATCAGCAGCCAGACCGCGGTGGCCAGGCCGACGGGGGCGATGACGGTGCCGTCGGCGGCGACCGCCTTGGTCAGGGCCAGGCCCCACTGCTGGACGGAGAGGGTGCGGGCGCCCTCGACGTAGTTGCCGATCAGGCTCTCCCAGATCAGCGCGTAGGCGAGGCCGGCGATCACCGCGTGCCGGGTGAGCACGCCCAGCAGCAGGAACAGCGCGCTGTACGCGGCGCCCGCGGCGAGCGCGCCGACGCCGTAGCCGAGCGCCACGCCGTCCGCGCTGCCGTACAGGATCAGGCCGGCCACGTAGGTGGGGACGGCGGCGAGCAGCCAGGTGCTGGCGACGGCGACGGCCAGCTTGGTGGTGACGATCTTCCAGCGGGGCAGCGGCTTGGCGAGCAGGTAGACGATCGAGCCGTCCTCGATCTCGGTGGCGATCACGCCGGTGCCGACGATCAGGCCGGTGATCGGCACCAGGGTGCCCAGGGCGAGGCTGCCCAGCACGTTGTGCGCGAGGTCCAGCTTGTCCAGGGTGCTGTTGGCGGCGATCACGGCCAGGACCAGCAGCAGGACCGGGACGGCCAGCAGGACCAGGACCCGGCGGCGGCCGAACAGGCCGCGCGCGGTGAGCCGGGCGACGGTGGTGTTCATCGGTGGGCCCTTCAGGACGAGACCAGGTACGAGAAAACGCTTTCCAGCGACTCGTCGGCCGGGGAGACGGTGTACAGGCGGATGCCGGCCTGCCGGGCGACCTTGGGCAGCAGGGTGGTGAAGCCCTGGAAGTCGATCGCCTGGATGCGCAGGGCCTTCTCGGCGGCGTCGAGTTCGATGCCCGCGGTGGAGCCGTCCGCGATCAGCGCGGAGGCGAGCTGCCGGTCGTCGCTGGAGCGCACCAGGTAGCGGTGCGGGCGGTCGGTCATCAGGCGCCGGATCTCCCGGAAGTCGCCGGACGCGGCGTGCCGGCCGGCCACCACCACCTCGATGTGCCGGGCGAGCTGTTCGACCTCCTCGAGGATGTGCGAGGAGAACAGCACGGTGCGCCCGTCGGCGCCGAACCGGCGCAGCAGTTCCATCAGGTGCAGGCGCTGGCGCGGGTCCATGCCGTTGAACGGTTCGTCGAGCAGCAGCACCGAGGGGTCGTGGACCAGCGCGGAGGCCATCTTGACGCGCTGCTTCATGCCCTTGGAGTAGGTGCCGGTCTGCCGTTCCTGGGCGTACTCCATCTCGACCAGGGCGAGCGCCCGTTCGGCGGCGGCGCCTGCGTCGGCCAGGCCGTGCAGTTCGGCGTTGGCGAGGACGAACTCCCAGCCGGTCAGGTAGTCGTACATCGACTCCTTCTCCGGGACCAGGCCGATCTCCCGGTAGACCTCCTGGTTGCGCCAGATCGGGGCGCCGTCGAGGGCGACGGTGCCGGAGGAGGGCGCGAGGAAGCCGCTCATCATGTGGATGAGGGTGGACTTCCCGGCGCCGTTGGGGCCGAGCAGGCCGGTGATGCCGGGGCCGATGGTCATGGTGACGTCGTTGACGGCGACCACGTTGCCGAACCAGCGGGAGACCTTGTCGATGGTGATGACGGCCATGGCTGCCTCTCAGACGTTCCGGTAGCGGCGCAGCATCAGCGCGTAGCCGCCGGCCGTGAGTGCGACGAGCACGGCCGCGAACACCGCCGCGCCGGCCCCGCCGGGGGCGTGCAGGTTGACGGCGCCGTTGTCGCCCAGGCCGAACAGCTGGTTGACCAGGGTCTCCACCAGCGTGGACGGCGAGACCACGAACGCCCAGGAGGCGGACTCCTGCCGGACCGGGTCGAAGCCGCCGTTCAGCGCGTAGACGATCGAGGCCAGCGCCTGGGTGATCATCAGGGTGCCCATGATCGCGGCGACGCCGAACCCGCGGCGCGGGGTGGCGGCGGCGATCAGCAGGCCGAGCGAGGCGTACAGCAGCGCGTACAGGACGGCGGCGAACAGGCCGTACAGCAGGTGCAGCAGGTTGTCGCCGAGCGGGAACTTCGCCAGCAGCGCGCCGATGAACAGCAGCAGCAGCGGGGAGGCCAGCACGATCATCAGCGCGCTGAACATCGCGGTGAACTTGGCCGCCACGTAGTCGCCGCGGGTGGCCGGGCGGGAGAAGTACAGCGGGACGACGTGGTGCCGCAGGTCCCGAGACATCAGCACGGGGGCCTGCGCGGCCAGGAAGATCTGCGGCAGGACGGCGAACGAGGACAGGTAGCCGGCGTAGTCCATCGGCATCTTGTCCAGGTGCGCGAACAGCGCGATCGCCAGCATCGCCAGGGCCGGCGCGGCCATCCCGCCCAGCAGCAGGAACGGCAGCACCTTGGACTTGCCGGAGCGGCCCAGGCCGAACGCGGCCCGCAGGCTCTGCACGTACAGCGAACGGGTGGCGTACCGGCGGCCCAACCGCGGGCCGGTGTACGGGCGGTAGCCGATGTCGTGGATGACGCCGCTGTGGGCGTCGGCGGGGGTGGTCATGCCTGCTCGCCTCCTGCGGCCGCGGCCTGGTACGCGGCGGCCCCGTGCTCCTGCCCGTGCCCGGGTCCGCCGTGCTCGCCGTGCTCGTCCTCGTCGGACCGGGTGCTGAAGATCTCGGCGACCCGGTGGCGGCGCTGCTCCAGCCGGATCAGGCCCAGGCCGAGGTCGTCCACGGTGTCGCGGACGGTGTCGTACGTCTCGTCGCCGGTGATCTCCACCAGCAGGATCCGGCTGCCGTCGGCGCGGACGGTCAGGCCGGCCGCGGCCAGCCGCTCGGTCAGCACCGCGTCGGCGTCGAAGGTGCGGTCCGACGGGTGGTCGGTGACCTCGACGGCGAGCAGCTGGGTGCTGCCGGTGAACGAGGCGGTGGAGGAGGAGCGCAGCAGCTTGCCGCCGTCGATCACCACCAGGTGGTCGCAGGTCCGCTCCAGCTCGCCCAGCAGGTGGGTGGTGACCAGCACCGAGATGCCGAAGTCGGAGTGGATCCGGCGGATCAGCCCGAGCATCTCGTCCCGGCCGACCGGGTCGAGGCCGTTGGTCGGCTCGTCCAGCAGCACCAACTGCGGGTCGTGGACCAGCGCCTGGGCCAGTTTCACGCGCTGCTTCATGCCGGTCGAGTAGCCGCCCATCGGGCGGTAGCGCTCCTCGTACAGGCCGACGTGGCGCAGGGTGTCGGCGGTGCGCTCGCGGGCCGCGGCGGCCGGCAGGCCGGACATCCGGGCCATGTGCACCACGAACTCGGTGGCGGACACGTCCGGCGGCAGGCAGTCGTGCTCCGGCATGTAGCCGACGCGTTCGCGGATCGCCGGACCCTGGGTGGCGATGTCCAGGCCGAGCACCTGTCCGGTGCCCTCGGTGGCCGGGGACAGCCCGAGGAGGATCTTGATGAGAGTGGACTTGCCCGCACCGTTCGCCCCGACCAGGCCGACCACGCCCGGCTCCACCTCCACGGTGAGCCGGTCGAGCGCGGTGACCCGGGGGAACCTCTTGGTGAGGCCGTCCGTCTTGATGACTGTGGACACGGTCATCAACGTAGCCGTGCACCACCACCTCACGGAATGCGCTGGGGAGCCGGGCTTTCCTCCCCCCACGGGATGACCCCCCGGCCCCGCCCCCTAGGGGTAGCGGGGGACGGGCCGGGAGCCCGGGCGCCGACGGCGCGTCACCCCGGCGGCGGCGGACCGCCGTCGCGGCAGGTCGGGGTCAGGCCAGCAGGCCGCTCTGCAGCGCGACCACCTGACGGAAGGCCTGCAGCGGGACGCCCCGCGGATTGGTCAGCTGGACCACCGCCACCACGTCGCCGCTCTGCACCCAGCCGATCCGGCCGGTGGGCATCCCGCCGGCCTGCGCGTCGGAGAGCCGGACGTCCACCTGCCCGAAGGCGACCGGGTACTTCCCGTCGACGTCCAGGTGCCAGGACGCGATGTCCTTCGACGACGTCATCCGGAGCGCGCCGGCGAAGAAGTCGGCGGCCTCGTCGCCCGTCCCGAAGTGCAGCAGCCGCAACTCGGTGCGGGTGCCGTCGGCGGCCGTCCACCCCTGCGCCGCCGCGCCCCGGCAGGCGTCCGTGGTCAGCCGCAGGGTGTACGCGTCGTCCGCCGCCAGCATCGCGTCGCGGTCGCACGGCACCCAGCGGCCCGCCACCGGCGGCAGGCTCGGGACGGCGGCGGGGGACGCGGTGCCGCTGCCGGACGGGGACGCCGACGGTGACGGTGACGCGGTCGGGGGCGGGGACGCCGGCGGGGTGGCGGCCACCGCGCCCTTCGGGGGCGGCAGCAGCAGGCCCCGCAGGTCCGCCGCGTGGGTCCTGATCTTGTAGTCGGACGGGGCCGAGGCGCCGGACGGCAGCGGAGGCAGCGTCAGCTCCGGGAACGCGTACCGGCCGTCGTTCGGCGTGGCCAGGCCCGGGACGTCGGTGCGCTCCGGCAGGGTCACCAGGACGGCGGTCGCCGCCCCGGTCACCACCGTCAGCAGCACCGCCGCGCCGACCTGCCACCGGCGGCGGCGGTCGGCCTTCGCCTGCACCGCCCAGGCGTCCGGGGCCGGGGCGTCCGGGGCCGGGACGGCTTGCGCGGGAGCGGGCTGCACGGGGACGGGCGGTACGGGGACGGGCGGTGCGGGGGCCTTGGCGGTGGTCGGGGTGCCCGGCCGGGGCGGGGTGGTGTCGCTGCTCATGCGGAGACTCCCAGTCGGTCCAGTTGCC is part of the Kitasatospora cineracea genome and harbors:
- a CDS encoding ABC transporter permease produces the protein MNTTVARLTARGLFGRRRVLVLLAVPVLLLVLAVIAANSTLDKLDLAHNVLGSLALGTLVPITGLIVGTGVIATEIEDGSIVYLLAKPLPRWKIVTTKLAVAVASTWLLAAVPTYVAGLILYGSADGVALGYGVGALAAGAAYSALFLLLGVLTRHAVIAGLAYALIWESLIGNYVEGARTLSVQQWGLALTKAVAADGTVIAPVGLATAVWLLIIVAAGATAFASVKLAGLTLGSEE
- a CDS encoding FadR/GntR family transcriptional regulator, which produces MEGLQAAGRRSLVDAAIEQLREQLASGVWPVGARIPTEHELAERLQVGRNTVREAIRVLVHAGMLVSRQGEGTFVRSTSDPAAVLRGVQRSGVRDVLEVRAALETEAARLAAERHTAEDLARMRAALEREAAVMAAHPERTGREATVEHDLEFHTAVVEAAHNPALTEVYRYFGASVRESMRTAFGDQEMPEVVIATHAALVDAIESRDPERAETACRALLAEPTAAVEQLLAEIAARK
- a CDS encoding ABC transporter permease, which gives rise to MTTPADAHSGVIHDIGYRPYTGPRLGRRYATRSLYVQSLRAAFGLGRSGKSKVLPFLLLGGMAAPALAMLAIALFAHLDKMPMDYAGYLSSFAVLPQIFLAAQAPVLMSRDLRHHVVPLYFSRPATRGDYVAAKFTAMFSALMIVLASPLLLLFIGALLAKFPLGDNLLHLLYGLFAAVLYALLYASLGLLIAAATPRRGFGVAAIMGTLMITQALASIVYALNGGFDPVRQESASWAFVVSPSTLVETLVNQLFGLGDNGAVNLHAPGGAGAAVFAAVLVALTAGGYALMLRRYRNV
- a CDS encoding ABC transporter ATP-binding protein produces the protein MAGIRISGARRTYGSSGGEVHAVDGIDLKIADGEFVVLMGASGSGKTTLLNLIGGLDRLSAGRLEVWGTDLAGLSEARLAGLRMTSIGFVFQELNLLPELTLQENVALPLEGAGVPRAEARRRADEALARVDLAELGPRFPDEVSGGQQQRAAIARAVVGERRLLLADEPTGALDSATGTQVMRTLRELCDSGVTVVVSTHNPANAQYADRVVRMRDGRIDGITAGNSATTGRSA
- a CDS encoding LCP family protein, yielding MTGQRAGSSGEDPGWWESLPPQGDGYRQDAPQRDDAPAPHIPRHRSADHDTPARTPARTPARTPARGRTDAQARGSAGAGAPAAAGGRAEARRAAQGGGRAAAAAGRRKPRRTRRIVVWSLVGTSLAVVGTGGFLYWRLNANLSSWDSAGVSESRPPEAQADANGNKPMNILLIGSDSRDGANKDLGGGDEGGARSDTTILLHVYADHKHAVGVSFPRDALVNVPKCMLPNKSWTKDQPNVMFNSAFSVGNFKDGNPACTQNTVEKLTDLRVDHTIVVNFEGFAAMTKAVGGVEVCLPNDIYERDINPNLPRKGKLMYPKGVQKVEGQAALDYVRLRHGIGDGSDVGRMQRQQAFLSSLIKQVKSNGMSPTSLFPLADAATKSLTVDEDLDSVQKLTDLAMTLKNIDLHDIKFLTTPWHYQGERIGLNHPEVDQLWASLKADRTLDGQDASAGSAAPSPDPAAPTATPAPPADGTGVKVAVYNGTTTGGLGTKAAATLKAANYTVTSTGNAPSQNHATTLVQYGSAGQKAHAEAVAALFPGSTVEAGGGAGVTLILGKDYAATAPAAGTATTTDPGPVASKVAEDARSADDDACSNLAYG
- a CDS encoding CynX/NimT family MFS transporter → MSVTRAVQPALEPRVGRRTAATKYAHPVLLLVGIVLVALNMRACLAAVSPMVVEIQRTFGLSATASGLITTVPVLFQGVGAPLTPRLTRRFGTERVVLGAVLALGAGVLLRVLPSVAALYAGCVVIGVAIAVLNVSMPGLVKREFPQKAAAMTGVYSTTMLVGATMAAALSVPLEHALGGGWQASLGAWSVLALVAAVAWLPQVLKARQERTVAVTAAASASAQVRGAQAAPVAPAAAAALSKETGTSPWKSGLAWQISVFMGISSLLVYTLVAWMPTILADHGMPRGEAGLVFAFSNLVQVAGAFLVPLLAGRMTRQRGLALVMAALNGAGVLWLLLAPVSGAWFSATVLGLAQGGSLGLGLAFIVLRTDSVLGAARLGGMSQAVGYMVAAAGPVGAGALHQLTGGWDATLLVLLVLAAVAAVAGWGAGRNRTV
- a CDS encoding ABC transporter ATP-binding protein — translated: MAVITIDKVSRWFGNVVAVNDVTMTIGPGITGLLGPNGAGKSTLIHMMSGFLAPSSGTVALDGAPIWRNQEVYREIGLVPEKESMYDYLTGWEFVLANAELHGLADAGAAAERALALVEMEYAQERQTGTYSKGMKQRVKMASALVHDPSVLLLDEPFNGMDPRQRLHLMELLRRFGADGRTVLFSSHILEEVEQLARHIEVVVAGRHAASGDFREIRRLMTDRPHRYLVRSSDDRQLASALIADGSTAGIELDAAEKALRIQAIDFQGFTTLLPKVARQAGIRLYTVSPADESLESVFSYLVSS
- a CDS encoding peptidase inhibitor family I36 protein — translated: MKSVRHRTVSLLLTAAFGAGIPLVTAPDALAASGDCASTDVCLFDNENYTGFMFARDAYWDQQVATWNLSVAGFNDRMSSWINNGPHDARWFWGANATGGSECMNSSSRNSYVGWYDNDEASSIQVYTDAGAC
- a CDS encoding ABC transporter ATP-binding protein; translated protein: MTVSTVIKTDGLTKRFPRVTALDRLTVEVEPGVVGLVGANGAGKSTLIKILLGLSPATEGTGQVLGLDIATQGPAIRERVGYMPEHDCLPPDVSATEFVVHMARMSGLPAAAARERTADTLRHVGLYEERYRPMGGYSTGMKQRVKLAQALVHDPQLVLLDEPTNGLDPVGRDEMLGLIRRIHSDFGISVLVTTHLLGELERTCDHLVVIDGGKLLRSSSTASFTGSTQLLAVEVTDHPSDRTFDADAVLTERLAAAGLTVRADGSRILLVEITGDETYDTVRDTVDDLGLGLIRLEQRRHRVAEIFSTRSDEDEHGEHGGPGHGQEHGAAAYQAAAAGGEQA